The Triticum aestivum cultivar Chinese Spring chromosome 3A, IWGSC CS RefSeq v2.1, whole genome shotgun sequence genome includes a region encoding these proteins:
- the LOC123063100 gene encoding putative 2-hydroxyacid dehydrogenase HI_1556 isoform X1, whose protein sequence is MFWTLAIICRRKWILLSFRRTWASSWRSNIRENSMLFVYKILILGFGAIGMEIAKRLRPFGVKILAIKRNWSSNTVSCDLDGLVDKKGGPEDMYELVREADIVITCMTLNNESVGIVDHKFLSALKKGSYLINIARGRLLDYTAVFNHLESGHLGGLGIDVAWTEPFNPEDPILKFPNVIITPHVAGITELVCTCFFAIHRVGSHLPIM, encoded by the exons ATGTTTTGGACTTTGGCCATAATTTGCAGAAGGAAATGGATACTGCTGTCATTCAGAAGGACTTGGGCCTCCAGTTGGAGAAGCAATATTCGGGAAAACAGTATGCTTTTCGTGTATAAG ATACTTATCCTGGGGTTCGGAGCCATTGGCATGGAAATTGCCAAGAGACTAAGACCATTTGGAGTGAAAATTCTTGCTATAAAAAGAAACTGGTCATCAAATACAGTGTCTTGTG ATCTTGATGGGCTGGTTGACAAGAAAGGTGGTCCAGAAGATATGTACGAACTCGTTCGAGAAGCTGACATAGTTATAACTTGCATGACGTTAAACAATGAATCA GTTGGGATTGTGGATCACAAGTTCCTGTCAGCTTTGAAAAAG GGATCATATCTCATCAATATTGCCAGAGGGCGCCTACTGGACTATACGGCTGTGTTTAATCACCTTGAGTCAGGTCATTTAGGTGGTTTAGGCATTGATGTTGCTTGGACAGAGCCATTCAATCCAGAGGATCCAATTCTGAAATTCCCAAATGTTATTATAACACCACATGTTGCAGGAATCACAGAGTTGGTTTGCACTTGTTTCTTTGCAATACACAGAGTTGGTTCTCATTTACCAATCATGTAG
- the LOC123063100 gene encoding putative 2-hydroxyacid dehydrogenase HI_1556 isoform X2, with the protein MLFVYKILILGFGAIGMEIAKRLRPFGVKILAIKRNWSSNTVSCDLDGLVDKKGGPEDMYELVREADIVITCMTLNNESVGIVDHKFLSALKKGSYLINIARGRLLDYTAVFNHLESGHLGGLGIDVAWTEPFNPEDPILKFPNVIITPHVAGITELVCTCFFAIHRVGSHLPIM; encoded by the exons ATGCTTTTCGTGTATAAG ATACTTATCCTGGGGTTCGGAGCCATTGGCATGGAAATTGCCAAGAGACTAAGACCATTTGGAGTGAAAATTCTTGCTATAAAAAGAAACTGGTCATCAAATACAGTGTCTTGTG ATCTTGATGGGCTGGTTGACAAGAAAGGTGGTCCAGAAGATATGTACGAACTCGTTCGAGAAGCTGACATAGTTATAACTTGCATGACGTTAAACAATGAATCA GTTGGGATTGTGGATCACAAGTTCCTGTCAGCTTTGAAAAAG GGATCATATCTCATCAATATTGCCAGAGGGCGCCTACTGGACTATACGGCTGTGTTTAATCACCTTGAGTCAGGTCATTTAGGTGGTTTAGGCATTGATGTTGCTTGGACAGAGCCATTCAATCCAGAGGATCCAATTCTGAAATTCCCAAATGTTATTATAACACCACATGTTGCAGGAATCACAGAGTTGGTTTGCACTTGTTTCTTTGCAATACACAGAGTTGGTTCTCATTTACCAATCATGTAG
- the LOC123057127 gene encoding uncharacterized protein At4g15970-like, with protein MAIALKSKQRNGGVSHSASFLLGALLPTLLLLLLVSDRVGDRLVGIFISSLGNGSAHQMISHANLSSAEKDMQEERFPGLAELLPKVATDDGTVIVTSVNEAWAAPGSLLDLFRKSFKNGEGIAHLLNHTLIVAVDPGAMSHCEAAHPHCYLLEVTSANVSSANGFFTESYLELVWAKLSIQQRVLQLGYNYLFTDVDVMWLRNPFRHISLYADMAVSTDRFNGDAEALTNAPNTGFYYVKSTNRTVEMLRRWRVARSRFPPTHDQAVFNEIKAELAAGELHSKFMFLDTALFDGFCQFHGKMDTVCTMHANCCIGLENKVHDLRNMAADWKNYTSQVIPLEKGSHESRWSFPAKCEASMGHR; from the exons ATGGCGATCGCCCTGAAGAGCAAGCAGCGCAACGGCGGCGTCAGCCACTCGGCCTCGTTCCTCCTGGGGGCTCTCCTGCCcaccctcctgctcctcctcctcgtctccgatCGGGTCGGGGATCGACTGGTCGGCATATTCATATCCAGCTTGGGGAATGGATCGGCTCATCAGATGATTAGCCACGCCAACCTCTCGAGCGCGGAAAAG GACATGCAGGAGGAGAGGTTCCCAGGGCTCGCGGAGCTGCTGCCAAAGGTGGCCACCGACGACGGGACGGTGATCGTAACGTCGGTGAACGAGGCGTGGGCGGCGCCGGGCTCCCTCCTCGACCTATTCCGCAAGAGCTTCAAGAACGGCGAGGGGATCGCGCACTTGCTCAACCACACCCTCATCGTCGCCGTTGACCCCGGCGCCATGTCCCACTGTGAGGCCGCGCACCCGCATTGCTACCTCCTCGAGGTCACGTCCGCCAATGTCAGCTCCGCCAACGGCTTCTTCACGGAAAGCTACCTTGAGCTCGTCTGGGCCAAGCTCTCCATCCAGCAGCGCGTCCTCCAGCTCGGCTACAACTACCTTTTCACC GATGTGGATGTTATGTGGTTGCGCAACCCGTTCCGGCATATCAGCCTCTACGCCGACATGGCCGTCTCCACCGACCGCTTCAATGGTGACGCGGAGGCGCTCACAAACGCACCCAACACCGGCTTCTACTACGTCAAGTCCACGAACCGGACGGTGGAAATGTTGAGGCGATGGCGCGTGGCGAGATCACGGTTCCCGCCGACCCACGATCAGGCGGTCTTCAACGAGATCAAGGCCGAGCTCGCCGCTGGAGAGTTGCACAGCAAATTCATGTTCCTGGATACGGCACTCTTCGATGGCTTCTGCCAGTTCCATGGCAAGATGGACACGGTGTGCACAATGCACGCCAACTGTTGCATCGGGCTCGAGAACAAGGTGCATGACCTCAGGAACATGGCTGCCGACTGGAAAAACTACACGAGCCAGGTGATACCGCTGGAGAAGGGGAGTCACGAGTCCAGGTGGTCGTTCCCCGCCAAGTGCGAGGCATCGATGGGGCATCGCTAA